One stretch of Serinicoccus hydrothermalis DNA includes these proteins:
- a CDS encoding sugar ABC transporter permease: MTAPTQTPAAKPNDSVYTVTTKSRRSSFRAVWWRHALALLALAFALFPVIFIVSSAFNDAGTLSTSGLLPTRPGLRNFDALFSDGARPYWTWYKNSLIICGVATIMTLVLGASAAYAFSRLRWTGRRFGLLFILLVQMFPAMLAFIALYITFANVGEVIPQIGLNTLWGLLLVYLGGAMGSNIWLFKGYFDTIPKELDEAAKIDGASHARVFFTIILPLVKPILATVGILAFVGLWGEFLLASIFLTQADSQTLAVGLYNTREADQNRYFGQFVAGALLASLPVVLVYLSLQRLLIGGMTQGSVK; the protein is encoded by the coding sequence ATGACCGCACCCACCCAGACCCCGGCCGCCAAGCCGAACGACTCCGTCTACACGGTCACCACGAAGTCCCGTCGCAGCTCCTTCCGCGCCGTCTGGTGGCGGCACGCGCTGGCCCTGCTGGCGCTGGCCTTCGCGCTCTTCCCGGTGATCTTCATCGTGTCCTCGGCCTTCAACGACGCGGGCACCCTGTCGACGTCCGGCCTGCTGCCGACCCGTCCCGGGCTGCGCAACTTCGACGCCCTCTTCAGCGACGGCGCCCGCCCCTACTGGACGTGGTACAAGAACTCGCTCATCATCTGCGGGGTCGCCACGATCATGACGCTGGTGCTCGGCGCCTCGGCCGCGTATGCCTTCTCCCGGCTCCGCTGGACCGGTCGCCGGTTCGGGCTCCTCTTCATCCTGCTGGTCCAGATGTTCCCCGCGATGCTGGCCTTCATCGCGCTCTACATCACCTTCGCCAACGTCGGCGAGGTCATCCCGCAGATCGGCCTCAACACCCTCTGGGGCCTGCTCCTCGTCTACCTGGGCGGCGCGATGGGTTCCAACATCTGGCTCTTCAAGGGCTACTTCGACACCATCCCCAAGGAGCTGGACGAGGCGGCCAAGATCGACGGCGCCAGCCACGCCCGGGTCTTCTTCACCATCATCCTGCCCCTGGTGAAGCCGATCCTCGCGACCGTCGGCATCCTCGCCTTCGTCGGCCTGTGGGGCGAGTTCCTGCTGGCCAGCATCTTCCTCACCCAGGCCGACAGCCAGACCCTCGCGGTCGGCCTCTACAACACCCGCGAGGCGGACCAGAACCGCTACTTCGGCCAGTTCGTCGCCGGCGCCCTGCTGGCCTCGCTGCCCGTCGTGCTGGTCTACCTGAGCCTGCAGCGGCTGCTCATCGGCGGGATGACCCAGGGCTCGGTCAAGTGA
- a CDS encoding DUF4032 domain-containing protein, translating into MPLDISAIKLDPAMLDLPWDLPLEDWPESHLAALPRGISRHVVRFVKLNGKVLAIKEIAEPLARREFQTLRNLRRLDLPAVKPLAVVAGRIDADGEPLDACLVTQHLKFSLPYRAVFSQRMRPDTARRTLDALAVLLVRLHLTGCFWGDVSLSNTLFRRDAGDFAAYLVDAETAELHPELSRGQREHDLYVAHGNIAGELMDLEAAGALDEGEDPIEIANRIMHRYELLWDELTGEERFEQGDRWRVDERMRRLNNLGFDVDELEMTTDFDGAYIRIQPKVVDAGHHSRRLMRLTGLDVEENQARRLLNDLDAYRAGTDRQDEDEELVAHDWLSRIYEPITRSVPRELRTKLEPAELFHEILEHRWYLSERRGHDIPIEDAVEDYVATVLPTKPDEISVLGVDTEEIPIRARISI; encoded by the coding sequence ATGCCGCTCGACATCAGCGCGATCAAGCTCGACCCGGCGATGCTCGACCTCCCCTGGGACCTCCCGCTCGAGGACTGGCCCGAGAGCCACCTCGCGGCGCTGCCCCGCGGCATCTCGCGCCACGTCGTGCGCTTCGTCAAGCTCAACGGCAAGGTGCTCGCGATCAAGGAGATCGCCGAGCCGCTGGCCCGCCGCGAGTTCCAGACCCTGCGCAACCTGCGCCGCCTCGACCTGCCGGCGGTCAAGCCGCTGGCCGTCGTCGCGGGACGTATCGACGCCGACGGGGAGCCGCTGGACGCCTGCCTGGTCACGCAGCACCTGAAGTTCTCGCTCCCCTACCGCGCCGTCTTCAGCCAGCGCATGCGCCCGGACACCGCCCGGCGCACCCTCGACGCCCTCGCCGTCCTGCTCGTCCGGCTCCACCTGACCGGCTGCTTCTGGGGCGACGTGTCCCTCTCCAACACCCTCTTCCGCCGCGACGCCGGCGACTTCGCGGCCTACCTCGTCGACGCCGAGACCGCCGAGCTCCACCCCGAGCTGTCCCGGGGCCAGCGCGAGCACGACCTCTACGTCGCCCACGGCAACATCGCCGGCGAGCTCATGGACCTCGAGGCCGCAGGGGCGCTGGACGAGGGCGAGGACCCGATCGAGATCGCCAACCGGATCATGCACCGCTACGAGCTGCTCTGGGACGAGCTCACCGGCGAGGAGCGCTTCGAGCAGGGCGACCGCTGGCGCGTGGACGAGCGGATGCGCCGGCTCAACAACCTCGGCTTCGACGTCGACGAGCTGGAGATGACGACCGACTTCGACGGGGCATACATCCGCATCCAGCCCAAGGTCGTCGACGCCGGGCACCACTCCCGCCGCCTCATGCGCCTCACCGGCCTCGACGTGGAGGAGAACCAGGCGCGCCGCCTGCTCAACGACCTCGACGCCTACCGCGCCGGCACCGACCGGCAGGACGAGGACGAGGAGCTCGTCGCGCACGACTGGCTCTCCCGCATCTACGAGCCCATCACCCGCTCGGTCCCGCGCGAGCTGCGCACCAAGCTCGAGCCGGCCGAGCTCTTCCACGAGATCCTCGAGCACCGCTGGTACCTCTCCGAGCGGCGCGGGCACGACATCCCCATCGAGGACGCGGTCGAGGACTACGTCGCCACCGTCCTGCCCACCAAGCCGGACGAGATCTCGGTGCTCGGCGTCGACACCGAGGAGATCCCGATCCGCGCGCGGATCTCGATCTGA
- the cysS gene encoding cysteine--tRNA ligase, which yields MSLHLFDTATRELRPFVPLQEGSVGIYICGLTTQGSPHIGHVRFAVAFDVLRRWLERGHGYDVTLVRNVTDIDDKILTKAADAGRPWWAWSYQHERETSAALDLLGVLPATYEPRATGHITEQVALIDALVEKGHAYAAEDGSGDVYFDVRSWPDYGSLTRQQLADMEPAGDADPRGKRDPRDFALWKGHKEGEPETASWPTPWGRGRPGWHLECSAMARKYLGDAFDIHGGGVDLRFPHHENEQAQSHAAGLGFTNFWLHNAWVTVKGAKMGKSLGNALAVTELTRTVRPLVLRFYLGAVHYRSVIEYAEGSLEEAAASVERIEGFLERALEVLGTSADEVVEASAALAVDEAFPAAFRAALDDDVNVSEGLAVVFGAVREGNRALEAGGDLTADGELRHTVLQVVAMLDVLGANPLDPRWSGGPGAADGQARGAEVLAALVQERLDARARARADKDFAAADAIRDQLGELGVVIEDTPAGARWALR from the coding sequence GTGAGCCTGCACCTGTTCGACACCGCCACCCGGGAGCTGCGGCCCTTCGTGCCGCTGCAGGAGGGCAGCGTCGGCATCTACATCTGCGGGCTCACCACCCAGGGCAGCCCGCACATCGGGCACGTGCGCTTCGCCGTCGCCTTCGACGTCCTGCGCCGCTGGCTCGAGCGCGGGCACGGCTACGACGTCACCCTGGTCCGCAACGTCACCGACATCGACGACAAGATCCTCACCAAGGCGGCGGACGCCGGGCGGCCGTGGTGGGCCTGGTCCTACCAGCACGAGCGCGAGACGAGCGCCGCGCTGGACCTGCTCGGCGTGCTCCCGGCGACCTACGAGCCGCGGGCGACCGGGCACATCACCGAGCAGGTCGCGCTCATCGACGCCTTGGTCGAGAAGGGGCATGCGTATGCCGCGGAGGACGGCTCGGGCGACGTCTACTTCGACGTGCGCTCCTGGCCGGACTACGGCTCCCTGACCCGGCAGCAGCTCGCCGACATGGAGCCGGCCGGCGACGCCGACCCGCGCGGCAAGCGCGACCCGCGCGACTTCGCGCTGTGGAAGGGGCACAAGGAGGGCGAGCCGGAGACCGCCAGCTGGCCGACGCCGTGGGGGCGCGGCCGCCCGGGCTGGCACCTGGAGTGCTCGGCGATGGCGCGCAAGTACCTCGGTGACGCCTTCGACATCCACGGCGGCGGCGTCGACCTGCGCTTCCCGCACCACGAGAACGAGCAGGCCCAGTCGCACGCCGCCGGGCTCGGTTTCACCAACTTCTGGCTGCACAACGCCTGGGTCACGGTCAAGGGCGCCAAGATGGGCAAGTCGCTCGGCAACGCGCTCGCCGTGACCGAGCTGACGAGGACGGTGCGGCCGCTGGTGCTGCGCTTCTACCTCGGGGCGGTGCACTACCGCTCCGTCATCGAGTATGCCGAGGGCTCGCTGGAGGAGGCGGCCGCGTCCGTCGAGCGCATCGAGGGCTTCCTGGAGCGTGCACTGGAGGTGCTCGGCACGTCGGCCGACGAGGTGGTCGAGGCCTCGGCGGCCCTGGCCGTCGACGAGGCCTTCCCGGCCGCCTTCCGTGCCGCCCTCGACGACGACGTCAACGTCTCGGAGGGGCTCGCGGTGGTCTTCGGCGCGGTGCGCGAGGGCAACCGGGCGCTCGAGGCGGGCGGCGACCTGACGGCGGACGGCGAGCTGCGGCATACCGTGCTGCAGGTCGTCGCGATGCTCGACGTGCTCGGCGCCAACCCGCTCGACCCGCGCTGGAGCGGCGGGCCCGGCGCCGCCGACGGGCAGGCCCGGGGCGCCGAAGTGCTCGCGGCCCTGGTCCAGGAGCGGCTCGACGCCCGGGCGCGGGCCCGCGCCGACAAGGACTTCGCCGCCGCCGACGCCATCCGCGACCAGCTGGGCGAGCTCGGCGTGGTCATCGAGGACACACCGGCAGGGGCCCGCTGGGCCCTGCGCTGA
- a CDS encoding Pr6Pr family membrane protein — protein sequence MLVTAVVYNTLLRGIELPQGTTVAWSNEVLHVVGPALLLLDLLLAPRRRALPWRAVQVVVAVPVVWVAYTLVRGPLVTNPVTRVGHWYPYPFLDPSNPDLVPAGYAGVAVYVVGIALVIGLVAAGVVGVGRARA from the coding sequence ATGCTGGTCACGGCTGTCGTCTACAACACCCTGCTGCGGGGGATCGAGCTGCCGCAGGGCACGACCGTGGCCTGGTCCAACGAGGTCCTGCACGTCGTCGGGCCCGCGCTGCTCCTGCTCGACCTGCTGCTCGCGCCGAGGCGTCGCGCGCTGCCGTGGCGTGCCGTACAGGTGGTGGTCGCCGTCCCGGTCGTCTGGGTGGCCTACACCCTCGTGCGCGGCCCGCTGGTGACCAACCCGGTCACCAGGGTGGGCCACTGGTACCCCTACCCGTTCCTCGACCCGAGCAACCCCGACCTCGTGCCGGCGGGGTATGCCGGTGTCGCGGTCTACGTCGTCGGGATCGCCCTGGTCATCGGCCTGGTCGCCGCGGGGGTCGTCGGGGTCGGTCGCGCCCGGGCCTGA
- the rlmB gene encoding 23S rRNA (guanosine(2251)-2'-O)-methyltransferase RlmB, whose amino-acid sequence MAGNQRRRAARTSNKKGAVVGSGGQRRKQLKGRGPTPRAEDRTGHPAARRAARADKAAAPRGGRRSGGGGKASTEVVAGRNSVLEALRTGVPGTALHVGTRMESDDRVKESIALATEAGIPVMESPRGELDRMTDGAVHQGLALAVPPYEYAHPDDLLGQQLSGTPLVVALDGITDPRNLGAIVRSAGAFGAHGVLVPARRSAGMTAAAWKTSAGAAARVPVAQATNLTRALEAYRKAGFFVVGLDADGDVSLPGLDLADQPLVVVVGSEGKGLSRLVRETCDQVVSIPMAAVTESLNAGIATAVTLYEIARLRARR is encoded by the coding sequence ATGGCAGGCAACCAGCGGCGTCGCGCCGCGCGCACGAGCAACAAGAAGGGTGCGGTCGTCGGCTCCGGCGGCCAGCGCCGCAAGCAGCTCAAGGGCAGGGGGCCGACCCCGCGGGCCGAGGACCGCACCGGTCACCCCGCGGCCCGGCGCGCCGCGCGCGCGGACAAGGCCGCCGCACCGCGCGGCGGTCGCCGCAGCGGCGGCGGCGGCAAGGCCTCGACCGAGGTCGTCGCCGGGCGCAACAGCGTGCTCGAGGCGCTGCGCACCGGGGTCCCGGGCACGGCGCTGCACGTCGGGACCCGGATGGAGTCCGACGACCGGGTCAAGGAGAGCATCGCGCTGGCGACCGAGGCGGGCATCCCCGTCATGGAGTCGCCCCGCGGCGAGCTGGACCGGATGACCGACGGCGCGGTCCACCAGGGGCTGGCGCTCGCGGTGCCGCCCTACGAGTACGCCCACCCCGACGACCTGCTCGGCCAGCAGCTGTCCGGCACCCCGCTCGTCGTGGCGCTGGACGGCATCACCGACCCGCGCAACCTCGGCGCCATCGTCCGCTCGGCCGGGGCCTTCGGCGCGCACGGCGTGCTGGTGCCGGCCCGCCGCTCCGCCGGGATGACCGCTGCGGCGTGGAAGACCTCGGCCGGGGCCGCGGCCCGGGTGCCCGTCGCCCAGGCGACCAACCTCACCCGGGCGCTGGAGGCCTACCGCAAGGCGGGCTTCTTCGTCGTCGGGCTGGACGCCGACGGCGACGTCTCGCTGCCCGGGCTCGACCTGGCCGACCAGCCGCTCGTGGTCGTCGTGGGCTCGGAGGGCAAGGGGCTGTCCCGGCTGGTGCGGGAGACCTGCGACCAGGTGGTCTCGATCCCCATGGCCGCGGTGACCGAGTCGCTCAACGCCGGGATCGCGACCGCCGTGACGCTCTACGAGATCGCCCGGCTGCGCGCCCGCCGCTGA
- a CDS encoding sugar ABC transporter substrate-binding protein — protein MKRTTGAVAITSAAALLLSACGGDSSEENTDSGAAAEESADDPAAEEDDAAEDEEAAGDDAASTEAPVRDENAELVIWSDDVRAPILTEWAEQFGEEYGITTQVQVATDVRQQFKDAANVDQGPDIVVGAHDWLGEFVQNGIVSPVQMSSDTQGMFTEDSLAATMYDGQIYGVPYATESLGVIRNTALAPDAPATMEELVSTGQELVDAGDADQPMVTVVSSVGDAYHAYPYLSAYGGGIFGTNDDGGWDAQNVIVDSEETIQGAEKMAWLAEENALNVNIDFPTMESLFAEGRTPYMIAGPWTIPNVEGADIEYAIDPIPDFEDGGDPVPFLGVQMFYVASGAQNPTLAQEFVNTYVTTEDMQLALFEAGQRPPALQSALDTVSAEDEDIEAWSAAGEGASPMPNIPAMNAVWQPLGQATADIVSGSDPAERLEAAQEEIVSNIGR, from the coding sequence ATGAAGCGCACCACCGGTGCTGTAGCCATCACCAGCGCGGCGGCGCTGCTGCTGTCCGCCTGCGGCGGCGACTCGTCCGAGGAGAACACCGACTCCGGCGCAGCCGCCGAGGAGAGCGCGGACGACCCGGCCGCCGAGGAGGACGACGCCGCCGAGGACGAGGAGGCCGCCGGCGATGACGCCGCCTCCACCGAGGCCCCCGTCCGCGACGAGAACGCCGAGCTCGTCATCTGGTCCGACGACGTCCGCGCCCCCATCCTCACCGAGTGGGCCGAGCAGTTCGGCGAGGAGTACGGCATCACCACGCAGGTGCAGGTCGCCACCGACGTCCGCCAGCAGTTCAAGGACGCCGCCAACGTCGACCAGGGCCCGGACATCGTCGTCGGAGCCCACGACTGGCTGGGCGAGTTCGTCCAGAACGGCATCGTCTCCCCGGTCCAGATGTCCTCCGACACCCAGGGCATGTTCACCGAGGACTCGCTGGCCGCCACGATGTACGACGGCCAGATCTACGGCGTCCCCTACGCCACCGAGTCGCTCGGCGTGATCCGCAACACCGCGCTCGCCCCCGACGCCCCGGCCACCATGGAGGAGCTCGTCTCCACCGGCCAGGAGCTCGTCGACGCCGGTGACGCGGACCAGCCGATGGTCACCGTCGTGTCCTCGGTCGGCGATGCCTACCACGCCTACCCCTACCTGTCGGCCTACGGCGGCGGCATCTTCGGCACCAACGACGACGGCGGCTGGGACGCCCAGAACGTCATCGTCGACTCCGAGGAGACCATCCAGGGCGCCGAGAAGATGGCCTGGCTGGCCGAGGAGAACGCGCTCAACGTCAACATCGACTTCCCGACCATGGAGTCGCTGTTCGCCGAGGGCCGCACGCCCTACATGATCGCCGGTCCGTGGACCATCCCCAACGTCGAGGGCGCCGACATCGAGTACGCCATCGACCCGATCCCGGACTTCGAGGACGGCGGCGACCCGGTGCCGTTCCTCGGGGTTCAGATGTTCTACGTCGCCTCTGGTGCCCAGAACCCGACCCTGGCGCAGGAGTTCGTCAACACCTACGTCACCACCGAGGACATGCAGCTCGCGCTCTTCGAGGCGGGCCAGCGTCCCCCGGCACTGCAGTCCGCGCTGGACACCGTGTCCGCCGAGGACGAGGACATCGAGGCCTGGTCGGCGGCGGGCGAGGGTGCCTCGCCGATGCCGAACATCCCGGCGATGAACGCCGTCTGGCAGCCGCTGGGCCAGGCGACGGCCGACATCGTCTCCGGCTCCGACCCCGCTGAGCGGCTCGAGGCCGCCCAGGAGGAGATCGTCTCCAACATCGGTCGCTGA
- a CDS encoding ABC transporter permease subunit yields the protein MMSETERSERDAALQSLEPTGEGLEFSSRTPLWVQIVKWGSIGLSIVVLGWMAQQIIEAGHWLMVSMVGFIALCVIAVYATRRAIPAKYLFPGVLLMLLLQIWPLVYTVQISFTNFGDGHISSKEEAIASITSNSVREVEGSSRYALNIAVPEGSDVATGDVAYLLTDAEDNYYVGTLDGLEELPADGVEAGPTGRIISAPGWTTLTPQQVNERSADLADFGVPVFDDAGEQTAGIKQVGLSEAFVGTPTKVYDEEADTITDTVTGTVYVAEDANFVPENGEGAALPQGWREFVGFDNYTSAFTNPTLREGLTKVFVWNVFFAAFTVGATFILGMAIAILMNDERLKGKAIYRSILILPYALPIYVTALVWASMFNQDFGLINGLFGLDIPWLTNAWWARAALLLTNLWLGFPYWFIVCTGALQAIPNDVKEAAQIDGAGPLTTIRKVIMPLLLVAVGPLMIASFAFNFNNFSLIWLFNQGGPFVGGQSSIGSTDLLISLAYRLALGGATPSFGFASAISVIIFFLVATISYFGFRQTAALEDVN from the coding sequence ATGATGTCCGAGACAGAGCGCAGCGAGCGGGACGCTGCACTGCAGAGCCTCGAGCCCACCGGGGAGGGCCTCGAGTTCAGCTCGCGCACCCCGCTGTGGGTGCAGATCGTCAAGTGGGGCTCCATCGGCCTCAGCATCGTCGTCCTCGGCTGGATGGCCCAGCAGATCATCGAGGCGGGCCACTGGCTCATGGTGTCGATGGTGGGCTTCATCGCCCTGTGCGTCATCGCGGTCTACGCCACCCGGCGGGCGATCCCGGCGAAGTACCTCTTCCCCGGCGTCCTGCTCATGCTGCTGCTGCAGATCTGGCCGCTCGTCTACACGGTGCAGATCTCCTTCACCAACTTCGGCGACGGACACATCAGCTCCAAGGAGGAGGCGATCGCCTCCATCACCTCCAACTCGGTGCGCGAGGTCGAGGGGTCCTCGCGGTATGCCCTCAACATCGCCGTCCCGGAGGGGTCCGACGTGGCCACCGGTGACGTGGCCTACCTCCTCACCGACGCCGAGGACAACTACTACGTCGGCACGCTGGACGGCCTCGAGGAGCTCCCGGCCGACGGCGTGGAGGCCGGCCCGACCGGCCGCATCATCTCCGCCCCCGGCTGGACCACCCTGACGCCGCAGCAGGTCAACGAGCGGTCCGCCGACCTCGCCGACTTCGGCGTCCCGGTCTTCGACGACGCGGGCGAGCAGACCGCCGGCATCAAGCAGGTGGGCCTGTCCGAGGCTTTCGTCGGCACGCCGACCAAGGTCTACGACGAGGAGGCCGACACGATCACCGACACGGTGACGGGCACGGTCTACGTCGCCGAGGACGCCAACTTCGTGCCGGAGAACGGCGAGGGGGCCGCGCTGCCGCAGGGCTGGCGCGAGTTCGTCGGCTTCGACAACTACACCAGCGCCTTCACCAACCCGACGCTGCGGGAGGGCCTGACCAAGGTCTTCGTGTGGAACGTCTTCTTCGCCGCGTTCACCGTCGGCGCGACCTTCATCCTGGGCATGGCGATCGCCATCCTCATGAACGACGAGCGGCTCAAGGGCAAGGCGATCTACCGCTCGATCCTCATCCTTCCCTACGCCCTGCCGATCTACGTGACGGCGCTCGTCTGGGCCTCGATGTTCAACCAGGACTTCGGCCTCATCAACGGCCTCTTCGGGCTGGACATCCCGTGGCTGACCAACGCGTGGTGGGCGAGGGCGGCGCTGCTGCTCACCAACCTCTGGCTCGGCTTCCCCTACTGGTTCATCGTCTGCACCGGTGCCCTCCAGGCGATCCCCAACGACGTCAAGGAGGCCGCGCAGATCGACGGCGCCGGACCGCTCACGACGATCCGCAAGGTGATCATGCCGCTGCTGCTCGTCGCCGTGGGGCCGCTGATGATCGCGTCCTTCGCGTTCAACTTCAACAACTTCTCGCTCATCTGGCTCTTCAACCAGGGCGGGCCCTTCGTCGGCGGGCAGAGCTCGATCGGCTCGACCGACCTGCTCATCAGCCTCGCCTACCGGCTGGCGCTGGGCGGGGCGACCCCGAGCTTCGGCTTCGCCTCCGCCATCTCGGTCATCATCTTCTTCCTGGTGGCCACCATCAGCTACTTCGGCTTCCGGCAGACCGCCGCCCTCGAGGACGTGAACTGA
- a CDS encoding ABC transporter ATP-binding protein, translating into MATVTYDKATRIYPGADTPSVDELEIEIADGEFLVLVGPSGCGKSTSLRMLAGLEEVNGGRILIGDKDVTHMPPKDRDVAMVFQNYALYPHMSVADNMGFALKIAGKSKSEIRERVEEAAKILDLTQYLERKPKALSGGQRQRVAMGRAIVRQPQVFLMDEPLSNLDAKLRVQTRTQIASLQRRLGVTTVYVTHDQVEAMTMGDRVAVLKDGILQQCDSPRHMYDHPNNVFVAGFIGSPAMNLMTVPVADGGIKLGDYVHPVERDVLAKAGNELVLGVRPEDVDLSDSGRGLPIEIDVVEELGADAYVYGELPGAGATDKPFIARVDGRTPPKKGEVVHFTPKGDHVHLFNVESGERISN; encoded by the coding sequence ATGGCAACGGTGACCTATGACAAGGCCACGCGCATCTACCCGGGGGCGGACACCCCCTCCGTGGACGAGCTCGAGATCGAGATCGCCGACGGCGAGTTCCTCGTCCTCGTCGGCCCCTCCGGCTGCGGCAAGTCGACTTCCCTGCGCATGCTCGCCGGCCTGGAGGAGGTGAACGGCGGTCGCATCCTCATCGGCGACAAGGACGTCACCCACATGCCGCCCAAGGACCGCGACGTCGCGATGGTCTTCCAGAACTACGCGCTCTACCCGCACATGAGCGTCGCCGACAACATGGGCTTCGCGCTCAAGATCGCCGGCAAGTCCAAGTCCGAGATCCGCGAGCGGGTCGAGGAGGCGGCCAAGATCCTGGACCTGACGCAGTACCTCGAGCGCAAGCCGAAGGCCCTCTCCGGCGGTCAGCGTCAGCGCGTCGCCATGGGTCGCGCGATCGTGCGCCAGCCGCAGGTCTTCCTCATGGACGAGCCGCTGTCGAACCTCGACGCCAAGCTGCGTGTCCAGACCCGCACCCAGATCGCCTCGCTGCAGCGCCGCCTCGGCGTCACCACCGTCTACGTCACCCACGACCAGGTCGAGGCCATGACGATGGGCGACCGGGTGGCGGTCCTCAAGGACGGCATCCTGCAGCAGTGCGACAGCCCGCGGCACATGTACGACCACCCGAACAACGTCTTCGTCGCCGGTTTCATCGGCTCCCCGGCCATGAACCTCATGACCGTGCCGGTCGCCGACGGCGGCATCAAGCTCGGCGACTACGTCCACCCGGTCGAGCGCGACGTGCTCGCCAAGGCCGGCAACGAGCTCGTGCTCGGTGTCCGCCCGGAGGACGTCGACCTGTCCGACTCCGGTCGCGGTCTGCCGATCGAGATCGACGTCGTCGAGGAGCTCGGCGCGGACGCCTACGTCTACGGCGAGCTGCCCGGCGCCGGCGCCACCGACAAGCCGTTCATCGCGCGCGTCGACGGCCGCACCCCGCCGAAGAAGGGCGAGGTCGTGCACTTCACCCCCAAGGGCGACCACGTGCACCTCTTCAACGTCGAGTCCGGCGAGCGCATCAGCAACTGA